aacaaatgagtacaaattaaaagaactcaggCCTCAAGGATATATACTTCAGTAGTAACTAGTGGcaaaaagtttgagtttttcCGACGAAAATGCATTAaatttaagttctcattttgcagTCAAGACAAtctttgtgtaaaaaataaaaaatctattgGAGATGGTAAAATCCAACCACGTTCCCAAATTTCACAGGCAATTATACTatggaaattgatatttgcgttccactttttactgatggcgtcccattttgtttatgaaattactaatatcttcacgttaaaattggaacgcgaaaatcaatttccttgtaTTATTCACCTATAAATgaacacaaaaccaaaatggtactacTGTTTCTACTTTAATACTCCAACACGGTCCTATATATGGAGCATCTTCGTAAACTCTCTTCACGGCTATATAAATCCCCTATTTTTTACCATAAAGAAGAACTCTCTATAGAAACAAAACTCCAAGCTCCACAGTATCCAacacctccctctctctctctctctctctctctctctctataaaatTCTACTACCCAGTTGAGTACGTTTTTGGCAACAACAAATGGAAGGAGATCAGAAGGGATACAAGAAAGGGCTGTGGGCAGAGGAGGAAGACAGAGTCCTCATGGACTACGTCAGAGTGCATGGGAAAGGGAGATGGAATCGCATTGCTCAAATGACTGGTTAGTTTAACACAACTATATATACTTCCATTTAAGTTGTCAATTTTTTAGACTGAATTAATACTAATTATTAACAGTACTGTGGGTGTTTATTATTTCgaaataatttaaataattttatttcatACGTATGATTGGTTGTTTGTATGATGTAGGTTTGAAGAGGTGTGGTAAGAGTTGTAGATTAAGGTGGATTAACTATCTAAGTCCCAGCATAAAGCACGGTGATTTCTCAGAGGAAGAAGATGACCTCATTATCAGGCTTCATAATCTCCTTGGAAAcaggtttttcttctttttgtctttatgaAATCTCGATGCAATTAATGGTTCTTGTATTTTTTCATCGGCAAAAGAAAGTTTCATTATCTCAGAAGATACATAATAAAATTGTgaacaatagaaaaataaaccCATTAATAGTGTTTCGGAGAGCAGAAGGGCTCTTCTAGTTCTGCAACTCGCAAAAACTCAAAATAGATCCAATCGTTATAATGATTAGCTCTTTCACAGTGTGGTAGGGCTAGCTTTGTTAACATTCCCCTCGTAATAATGTGGCCTATCCACTGTCTCTACTAACGTGGGCTCCTTTACTTCCCTTGTTTTCTTTAGAACGTgtgttgttcttttcttttcttttctttttttgtgagcGGATGTTTGGATCAGCGTAACTCAATTGTTTTGGGCATTGAAGTTAACGAACGGACAAATCTCCAGTAGCCCCAAGATTGAAATGTTTTGGCATCCGTAAAATTTGAACATGAGATTTCATAAAGAACaatcacttattactttctcatgGTGCGTACCACGGAACTATTTAATAAAGCGTCCGTACAACTTCCAAATTCATTTTGAACATTATTGTGGTAGTAAAATAATGTCTGTCATAAAtacatgtcaatttttttgcgaACATAATGCTAGATGTTGTTGAAACTAACTTGGTGAATTATGATCCCTAAGGTGGTCACTAATTGCTGGACGAGTACCGGGCCGAACGGACAACCAAGTGAAAAATCACTGGAACACTCATTTGAGCAAGAAGCTCGGAATCAGGAAGGGAACAAGAACCAAGGTCAATGGAGTTTCTTCACGAACAATGCCGAAAAAAGTAGCAGCGGGAAATAGTATTACACCAGTGGACACTAATTTTAAGCATTCTTCTGAGAGTAACAATACTGATGGAGCCGAAGACCAAAGAGTCATCGAAGGTGGCTTCCGAAGCAATGCTGGGTTTTTTGAAGTAGACGAGCCCATGGTAAATGAGAGTTTCGAAAGCCCTTGTTGGATTTATGATCACTTAGATGCCCCGAGCTTACTAGATCTCTTCGACCAATTTTCACCTGATTTTGTTTGGCATGGTTTGTAAACCTAACTAATTCTTCAATCTATTGTGCTTTTATCGGCTTTTTTCTAATGTGACCAATCATGCATGTTTTTTATGATCTTTATCTTTATGATCACGACCAGAGCCGGCCCAACCTCAAGAGGCCTGGGCCTTGagcatttcaaaaatttcaatttttaggaGCACTCCAatattttcactatttgggtTTAAGTAGGACTCtctttagggaaaatgacggctcaggacgtgttttgataattaatacccgccaaggacattttcagcatgtccttggagggtattaattatcaaaatacgtccttagccgtcattttcccctctTTTTAAGCCCaatataatgaaaaaaatgCCCAATTAAAGGTAATGAGTTAGCCCAACCCATCATCCAATATGCCCAAGTGCATGTTTGTAATAACCATAATAAGTGTGGCAATTCTTTGGGCATAAGAAATGTTTGCACATGTTCGGATGTACCGAtagtgaaaacaaaaaaaccttaACCATTAATGGTCATGATTCATGAACTACGTACGTAGTCTGAGCTAGCTAATTAGAAGAAAAGGACTTTTGAGGCCGTGCCAAACTATGAGCCAAACGGACCCCAATATCTCAACATCTTGTACTGGAAATCCATGAGGAGGGGGTAATTAATGAATGTTGGCCACACGTACGTATACTAAACGATAGATGTTCCATTGTAAGACAACTGgtttttgtagtttgttttgcctatttcatttgtttttacaACTCAGGCGTACGTTGGGGTAGGCTTCttgcatctcgactaattctgaaTGACTGATCCCACCATATTATAACCGAggaatacggtacaaaacaagaACTAGGTAGTAACTACTTTCTTGTAATTTCCATTTTCAAGCACTCCTAATAGAATAGTAATAACTAGGATTGGAGATTCTTGTGTTTTAATTGGAATTCAGATAGCATCATATAGCTAGTAGTCGAGAGTGTCCTGGTAATAAATGATTGGGAGATTTAGTAATAAAAGTCCACTGTAGACATTTCATAATTAAGCCCGCAAATTCACACAACCTAAACTCTAAGTACTCTATGATCCTAAATCCTAAATTctaaatcctatgaaagtgcctaaaccactaaaaccctataataggaaagtgcaccctaaaagcCTATGAAAGTACTTAAACTTTAGGATACCCTAAGGTACTCTACCCTACAATAAAAAAAcgcaccctaaaatcttataaaagtgcctaaatcctagggtatcctaccctactctagggtaccctaaaatagacttgagaccttacaaaattaatagatgaaattatgggcttatgaagttcacataatAGACCTaagactattttttttaataaatgataTCTGGCGGTAAAACAAAGAGGTTTTTCACATATATATTGTCTATCAGTCTACGCATAAAAATCAACAAAGTAACATCTATGGCCATCCGATTAATCATACTTTTATGTCAAGTTGTACGGAGTTGTCGGatcatttgtttttaaaatataaagAGAATTATTCTCCTAATAAATCTACCTCTCTCCTCATTTTTTAGGCATGCAATGTATCTCCCTATGTGTAGATTATTACACATTTTCACGTTTCACAGATAGTTTATTTAAATTGAGCCTATATTACATGTCGACGCTGCGCCTTCCAACATGAGCATCCACGAGTACTTTACATTAAAGGACAAAGATTTTGTGCCTTTGAGTTAATGGATTTGTAGCCTAATGGCACTTCCTCACCCTTTCCACATGGAAGATAAGGGTTCGATTTTCAGCAGGAGCGCAAGTGCTTGGTGTCGTGGTTGATGCCCATTGTGCTTGCCTCACCCATATGCCGCGTAGTGATACCTCTTTCCCATCCTCTTAAGGCCCGGTTCcacttttttaaataaatactaaaaaaataaagacctattttcaaacttaaaaataatgggcttacgaaaataatttttcaaaatattttttttgcagggtaacaagatccatattgcatattttttgattcaataagcttattatttttaagattgaaaattataaataaatatttattttttaagggtgTAAATTGGAACACATTCTAAAAGTAGGCTAGATATCTACCCAgtgatcaaaaagaaaaaagaaaataaatgataATCGATGCAAATTGATAGTACATGAAAGTGATGTACATGTTCTGGCTAGCTAATTAGAAGAAGGATATATATAAAAGGGATTTGATCTTCAATTAATCATGCTGCAATCAAACACATTTTTGCACAGATGCTTACAAAAAACTTGCACGGTGCGGGTGGAGTTCCACAAATTTTGTGAGTGTCTTTGTTACGTGTATAAAATATTTATGACTTTTTCTTCGATCAAATTAAGATTTAGGATAAGTGGAGACAAATTCCTAACTTGATGTGACCAGACTTAGCAGTGGCATGATATATACATGCATGTTATGAATGGCAGGCAACTAAATCAATTGCCCGTGGGTATCCACACatcatttgaattttgaattttgagatgTCCCAGTTGCTAGCTAGCTTTATTGGAGAATGAATGAAACTGCTCCTGCGTGATCTTATGCTAATGATCATCCACATCAAGATCAggcaaaaaaaggaagagaaaaagaaatagatgAAGTGGGACACTTGTGTGTGCTTTATTCAGACTACGAAAAGTGACGTGAACGGTGTTTGGTTTATCGAGTTTATCCGGTAAGCAATAAAACCTCACTAATCGAATCTGTTGGTGATCATGACATAAACACAAAACGTTGTCTTGAAGTTTATTCTAAAAACTATTCTTGAGATTCGATGAGGCGAATAGATTGAGCGGTTTGGCTATATTACTATTTTGAGCGCCGAGTAAGTCACAACCCGTATAACGAGCATAGCCACAAGACCCGTGACGTGTTGTGATTGATGTACCACGAGGCGCCCATGTTCGAGATtcacagaggagagagaggggggaaatgTGAAATTGCGAAATGATGTCCAAATTAAAAGATAACACAGCTAGACTCAAATTATGGTTTGTGTGAAAAGTTTTGACACAATGAAAAAGGACCACCCcactcatttctttttttgccttGTAATTTAGCCCTACAAAACTTGGCAAACCCAATTAGGTTTCTGGATTTTTGGGATGGTTTTCGATGCACCCCACAGGTATACATTATTGCTTTCAAATGATCATAGAAGtcctttttctcctcttttctcAAATCTATACAATTCCCTTCCAAGTAACAAATCATTCACACGGAGAAAGGGTATGGAAAAAGGTCATTTGGTCCTTGTTGTACGGTCATGTTATGATTTGGTCCTTCCTTTCAAATGAACAGCACCACTACCCCACCGCATGCTCAATCTCGCCGTTCGTCTCAGCAATACATGCACTTCCTTAgaagagttttaaaaaaatttgaaccgttcaaaacactttcgAACGGTGAAATTGAGAGCGATGGGGAGAGCGGTGAAACAGAGGAGTGGTGGTACTTACTTTTGGTTTAGTGTATAATCAGTGGAGGTCGTAGGATTATACATTTTGAcattttacataaaaaaaaaaatagcggTTGGTCTCTTCAAATAACTGATATCATATGTAAAACTCTTTTAAATGCAAATAAGTTTTCCTTTATTCCCTTTTAAAAGCTAAATGATTGTATCATAAGTCCTCCTTAAGAATAGTAGCGTGTTTCCGTCAGTATACGTATATAATCAAGAAAAACATGCATTGCCCTTTTGGTAAATCAACTTATACAGTTATTCTCTGCTCCTCTATCGATAGTCGTCTACCCCTCTTGGCTATGAGATATAAAATGCGGGTTCGAATGTATGTTACTTCACTTTACCTCTATCTATTAAATTGGAGTAGTAATTACTAAAAGATCATTTTAGAGCAAAGATATATAGATCCAAAATAAAAGGAACCTTTAAGCAGAGTATAATATTGATGTGATCACAAAGCTGCAAGGGAATGTTCTGTCTCAGCATAGAGACAATGGAGGTAGCATAATGGGTGCTGGGAAACTATTGGCAAGTGAAGTGTTCCATTGGAAACAAGATTTAGTACTCCACCACTCACAATGGTCAACGGTTACTTGCTCCTAGGTTTTTCCTAGACAAGCAGTAAAATATTTGCAATTTAGTTCCTCTTTAGTTTTTGGCATATTGTACTTATCATTGGCCATTGATTAGCATGTCTTCGTTTACTAGTTGTTGCTTTTGTTTCATTGTGTTTGGATTTAGGGTGGTTGTACtctaaaaattcaattttacgtttttttttttgtctttaattaattttttttgcattttttagtttcgCGTCCAACTTTTGTGATttgttgattcgtctcgataagagaaaTCGATTAAAATTATATAATCAAATACTACTaaccctccgtcccaaaatggatgacaatttttgaaattcgtgtcatttttcatcgcttatatctttcaatctataatatttttcatgagtttgaaaactttgtataataaaactaattaagaactatcaaacaagatccatattgcatatattttgatattcatattgaaagatataagtaattgaaattggcacagatatcaaaaattgacatccaatttgggacggagggagtatcttttttacttatttttgtctttattaaaaaaattataagtttcaataataattttgtaatttttcgattcttcttgttaagacgaatcaataagtcacaaaaatttgaacaaaaataacaaacccgaaaaatttgaataaagacatacaaaaaagtcactttaactttttaacttttaagccAAAACAAGCCTCAGGACTAGAGAGGCtcggaaagaaaaagaaagaaaaattgtgATGGTTTTTTCTTACCTCTTTTTGCTTTACTTGATCATTGACAAGACCTTGCAATTATTGAAGATCAAAACACGAGATTTGGTAGTGTCGAGTACAGAGAGCCTTTATATACCGCTCTGTTTTTGCTACAAAAATAGAAACCTTATACATCGATTTGTTAATTCCTCGTTCTCTAGgtaccaaaaaagaaattttcagTAAATCGAAATAAGATACAGAACGATAAAGACTTTTATTATAGCTGAAATAAAATGAGCACAAATTTTACGTACAACCACCCTGTCGGACTACGAAATCGCTACATTCGCAAACATACAGCAACGAGCAATAGAGCAGAGCAGAAAGCGGCTGCTCTACTGCTTTATTCACGGCATACTATTAATGCCTACGACAATAGACAAAAGAGAAACACACAAACAGAGAAACAAAAGTAACAACACAAGAGTCATGATGAACTCAAATGCAGAGCAGGGGTTTGGTTCCGGCGTCGAAACCCCAGACTTGAAGCTTGCCGTCGACGAAATCGTAGTGTCCGCCCATCAGTCTCAGAGTTCCCTCCGCCACCCGAGACCGGACGTACGGATATGTGAGGAGGTTTATCAATGACACATTCACCGCCTCCTGCAGAATTCACAGTTCGTGACTATTTTCGTaatcaaatttcttaaaaatcaTCCCCATAGACGCGGATCCGTTAGCTAGGTACCCGTTAGAAGGGGATCATATGATGGTTTGGGAGATGTATATAGTTCGGAGTCTTTCTGCGAAGTTAACACCGAATTAAGATGGACCCAAGTACACGATTAACCAGTCTCAACACAATATTTAGTTTGACATGACTGTTAACCAGGCTATCAAttgggaaaagagagagagagagagagagagagagagaggcagaagAAGAAACGAGCTTATTAAATTAAAAGTTTTCACtattaaaacaattttttatattctctctcttttcactaattttcattGCCTCAATATCACCACAAGGCAAAAAAATGGAGTCACCTTTTCACACATCCTGCATTGTACATCAAATGGTTCGTCCCCATGGTCTGCCATCACCTTAGCCTTGGCTGGTAAACCAATCTTGATCCAGTCATGAACAAAATCACTGCATGCCCAAATTACCCCCAAACAAttagtaaaattatttttgtactaTAATTATTTAGTATCTTTATAAGCGAAAATAATACAAAACAAATTATTAATCAATTCTTACTAGGAAGGTGGCGCATCATCAGGAAGACTCATAAGTGCTTCAATCCCACCACATCTACTGTGGCCAATGACCAGTATGACCTCCACCTGGTTAATTTGTTGTTATTTTTCCATTGAACAAAACATGGACTCGAGGGCTGCTGTCTCTTAGGGCCAACAACATTTGGCAGTGCACAATTTCACCATCCAAAAGTATTACTATTatggatggtccagattttaaaataaCTCTTACAGGGAAGAGTTTAGAATTGTTTTAAAATTCGTaccattgattgctgaaatGGATGGTGAAATTGAGCGCTACTGAATGCTGTTATCCCTTAGGGAGTGTCCCTTCGGAACAGCAGCCCCCCAAGTTGGGAAATTATATATATGAAAATTGTGGAAGGAAATCTAGAAGTAGGATTTCATAACTACCTGGAGAGCTGCAACAGCATATTCAATGACTGCACCAGATTCAGAATGTCTCGTCTGTGTAGCAAGCAGAGATGTGTTAAAAGGTGATGCATATATGCCATCAAAAGTACAGATGTTCTATTCAAACATGAATTAATTAGTAGTACTGTTTTTGAAGTACATATACCTGATTAAATCCTGGGACCAAGTTAGCGATGTTTCGGTTCATGAAGGCCTGTCCTGGACGGAAGTCTAGGACGCGAGACGGGCAAACTCGGGAGTCGGAGCAAGCAAACACCAGAAACTGCAAGCATGTATACATTTTGCATCAAGATACTATGATAGTATGATATGCTAGTAAATTGAGACTGGTACTGGGAGCTCTGAAAATGGTTCAAGAAAGGGATATTTAAGCATGGGGGACAATCAAATGACGTACTTTGGGGCTCTGGCCTGCTGCAAGTTGTTCGAAAAGTTCTGGAAACTTGCTGCAAAACTCATTCATATCCAACTCAGTAAGGAAAAGAATTTAACCAATCAACAAGACAAGTGAAGAGCCTATAAAATCGGATGGATGTGAAGCGTTGAGTTGATCGATCACATGGTCTTGTtagcagaaaacaaaaattacaaaaaagatCATGGTCTTGTCTAAGCTTCACGTACCGGAATTCATAGGTCATGAAGTGATCGAACCCTCGTCCAATCATTCGAATCGGGTCGCCTACATCAATCCGTCTCGATGCTATTTCCGTCGTCTCGACTTTGGTCTCATCCTCATTTCTGCATCCCAAAAATATAACTCCAGTACTCATGTTTCGGTATATGCATGCATAATGATTTggcaaaataaaaatgaagaaaaacaaGCTTTTAATTAAGTGGAAAATGAgataaattaattaatcaagGTGGGTAAAAGAAGTAAAACCTAAGAAGCTTCTTGATTCCTTCAGCAGCTACCTCATGACTTGAATTCTTGCCAGCCATTTCTGTGCCTCTTTCTACTGCGCATCGACAAGATTGTGAACGtcaaagaaaattatttacagTCTGCATTTTTTCATTATCTCATCAATTATGTGCAACTCTCA
This DNA window, taken from Rhododendron vialii isolate Sample 1 chromosome 8a, ASM3025357v1, encodes the following:
- the LOC131336343 gene encoding transcription factor WER-like, producing the protein MEGDQKGYKKGLWAEEEDRVLMDYVRVHGKGRWNRIAQMTGLKRCGKSCRLRWINYLSPSIKHGDFSEEEDDLIIRLHNLLGNRWSLIAGRVPGRTDNQVKNHWNTHLSKKLGIRKGTRTKVNGVSSRTMPKKVAAGNSITPVDTNFKHSSESNNTDGAEDQRVIEGGFRSNAGFFEVDEPMVNESFESPCWIYDHLDAPSLLDLFDQFSPDFVWHGL
- the LOC131335752 gene encoding carbonic anhydrase 2-like; translated protein: MAGKNSSHEVAAEGIKKLLRNEDETKVETTEIASRRIDVGDPIRMIGRGFDHFMTYEFRKFPELFEQLAAGQSPKFLVFACSDSRVCPSRVLDFRPGQAFMNRNIANLVPGFNQTRHSESGAVIEYAVAALQVEVILVIGHSRCGGIEALMSLPDDAPPSYDFVHDWIKIGLPAKAKVMADHGDEPFDVQCRMCEKEAVNVSLINLLTYPYVRSRVAEGTLRLMGGHYDFVDGKLQVWGFDAGTKPLLCI